One region of Serinus canaria isolate serCan28SL12 chromosome 25, serCan2020, whole genome shotgun sequence genomic DNA includes:
- the LOC127060732 gene encoding LOW QUALITY PROTEIN: ankyrin repeat domain-containing protein 35-like (The sequence of the model RefSeq protein was modified relative to this genomic sequence to represent the inferred CDS: inserted 1 base in 1 codon), producing the protein RELVRLLPGRDAGEDEEDEEDDGACLELLARRVAELRKRTRDEEWEGGHGSAEAPALIPFLAWLGEECSKMREAKAGAFSRGRELRGEAERSLRAEPAWEQLAAGLEQALEQQDQIHSRMLQGSQILLEKLRRCSVNGTEPAQSGKHREEIPREGGRMEKELLELREGNGKLLVELARLGRERERLQQELRELRDPGKRDEAWRLRRVLRELRDGLGARVREAGGDAGAGILRDLHRRLDALVRSQHEALQLITEMEGEAGESPGSDGEGGIAGEPGAAXGPESGTAGVPPGSEAERWREAAAAAEERAAGRERELRELRETAEGLERSLAALRERAARLERACRDKDGKLKQLLVETEKLSAEVLGLRGRSARLQLQLEVQQKQHRDTVAVYRTHLLQAAQGFMDEGVHAALLRILRAEARAGPWH; encoded by the exons CGGGAGCTCGTGCGGCTCCTGCCGGGACGGGACGcgggtgaggatgaggaggatgaggaagatgaCGGCGcctgcctggagctcctggcCCGGCGCGTGGCGGAGCTGAGGAAGAGGACGAGGGATGAAGAGTGGGAAGGAGGACACGGCAGCGCCGAGGCTCCGGCGCTGATCCCGttcctggcctggctgggagAGGAGTGCTCCAAAATGCGGGAAGCGAAGGCCGGAGCCTTCTCCCGGGGCCGGGAGCTGCGTGGGGAAGCAGAGCGTTCCCTGCGGGCCGAGCCcgcctgggagcagctggcggcggggctggagcaggcgctggagcagcaggaccagaTCCATtccaggatgctgcagggatcccaaatcctcctggaaaAGCTCCGCCGGTGCTCGGTGAACGGCACGGAGCCTGCTCAGAGCGGGAAGCACCGGGAGGAGATCCcgagggagggcgggaggatggagaaggagctgctggagctgcggGAAGGCAACGGGAAGCTTCTGGTGGAGCTGGCGCGGCTGGgccgggagcgggagcggctgcagcaggagctgcggGAGCTGCGGGATCCCGGCAAGCGGGACGAGGCGTGGAGGCTGCGCCGGGTGCTGCGGGAGCTGCGGGACGGGCTGGGAGCGCGGGTGCGGGAGGCGGGCGGCGACGCCGGGGCCGGGATTCTCCGGGATTTACACCGGCGGCTGGACGCGCTGGTGCGGTCCCAGCACGAGGCCCTGCAGCTCATCACGGAGATGGAGGGAGAGGCCGGAGAAAGCCCCGGGAGCGACGGGGAGGGCGGGATAGCGGGAGAACCGGGAGCGG CAGGGCCGGAGAGCGGCACCGCCGGTGTCCCGCCGGGCTCGGAGGCGGAGCGGtggcgggaggcggcggcggcggccgaggAGCGGGCGGCCGGGCGGGAACGGGAGCTGCGGGAGCTGCGGGAGACGGcggaggggctggagaggagcctgGCAGCGCTGCGGGAACGCGCGGCTCGGCTGGAGCGCGCCTGCCGGGACAAGGATGGGAAG ctgaagcagctgctggtggagaCGGAGAAACTCTCGGCCGAGGTGTTGGGGCTGCGGGGCCGGAGCGCCcggctccagctccagctggag gtccagcagaagcagcaccgGGACACCGTGGCTGTGTACCGGACCcacctcctccaggctgcccag GGATTCATGGACGAGGGCGTCCACGCCGCGCTGCTGCGGATCCTGCGGGCCGAGGCGAGAGCGGGGCCGTGGCATTAA